A window from Microbacterium ginsengiterrae encodes these proteins:
- the dapF gene encoding diaminopimelate epimerase yields MVAFTKGHGTGNDFVIIADPDGEIELSAEQVAALCDRHFGIGADGVLRVVRSAALPEGAAALAEEPAAEWFMDYRNADGSIAEMCGNGVRVFVHYLVRAGLATIEPGTTLPIGTRAGVRDVTSSANGYQVDLGRWRLSGDDPLAKARGLEVARPGLGIDVGNPHVVVALASEEELAGLELEYIPELDPTPAGGANVEFVVPGEPLVRDGIGHVTMRVFERGVGETLSCGTGVAATALAVRHWAGAAAPDNWRVDVPGGTLGVRMFPAEDGEHVALSGPAQLVYSGTVDLI; encoded by the coding sequence ATGGTCGCATTCACCAAGGGGCACGGCACCGGCAACGACTTCGTCATCATCGCCGACCCGGACGGCGAGATCGAGCTCAGCGCCGAACAGGTGGCCGCCCTGTGCGACCGCCACTTCGGCATCGGCGCCGACGGCGTGCTCCGTGTCGTGCGTTCGGCCGCGCTCCCTGAAGGTGCCGCCGCGCTGGCCGAAGAACCTGCCGCGGAGTGGTTCATGGACTACCGCAACGCTGATGGCTCCATCGCCGAGATGTGCGGCAACGGCGTGCGCGTGTTCGTGCACTACCTCGTGCGCGCCGGACTCGCGACCATCGAACCGGGAACGACGCTGCCCATCGGCACCAGGGCAGGCGTCCGCGACGTCACCAGCAGCGCGAACGGATACCAGGTGGATCTGGGGCGCTGGCGACTGTCGGGCGACGACCCTCTGGCGAAGGCGCGCGGGCTCGAAGTGGCACGGCCGGGCCTCGGCATCGACGTGGGCAATCCGCACGTCGTGGTCGCCCTCGCCTCCGAGGAGGAACTCGCCGGGCTGGAGCTGGAGTACATCCCCGAACTCGACCCGACTCCTGCCGGCGGCGCGAACGTCGAGTTCGTCGTCCCCGGCGAGCCGCTCGTGCGAGACGGCATCGGGCACGTGACCATGCGCGTGTTCGAGCGCGGCGTCGGTGAGACCCTGAGCTGCGGGACCGGTGTCGCGGCGACCGCTCTCGCCGTGCGTCACTGGGCAGGCGCGGCAGCGCCGGACAACTGGCGGGTGGACGTCCCCGGAGGCACTCTGGGGGTGCGCATGTTCCCTGCGGAGGACGGCGAGCACGTCGCCCTGTCCGGGCCCGCGCAGCTCGTCTACAGCGGCACCGTCGATCTGATCTGA
- a CDS encoding LLM class flavin-dependent oxidoreductase, giving the protein MSRQIRFNAFDMNCVAHQSSGMWRHPLDQSSRYKEIGYWTELAQLLERGHFDGLFIADVLGTYDVFGASNEAAIRHGAQVPVNDPILLVSAMAAVTEHLGFGVTAGTAYEHPYPFARRMTTLDHLTQGRVGWNVVTGYLPSAARNMGHDDQLEHDQRYDVADEYLEVTYKLWEGSWEDDAVIRDRDSGVFTDPSKVHEIGHRGEHFTVPGIHISEPSPQRTPVIYQAGASPRGIAFAAGNAEAIFVAAPTKKVLAGTVARIRDALEEAGRDRYSAKIYTLLTIITDETSEKAHAKHEDFLRYASDEGALVFMSGWMGIDLSQYDLDEPIGNVKSNAIQSTVANFQQAGDDGKEWKVRDIARLGNIGGLGPRVVGSPTEVADFLQDWVEETDVDGFNLAYAITPGTFEDVVTFIVPELQRRGVYQREYTPGTLRHKLHGRGDRLPEEHRGADFRVGHAARV; this is encoded by the coding sequence ATGAGCAGGCAGATCCGATTCAACGCGTTCGACATGAACTGTGTGGCCCACCAGTCCTCCGGGATGTGGCGGCATCCCCTCGACCAGTCGTCGCGGTACAAGGAGATCGGATACTGGACCGAACTCGCCCAGCTCCTCGAGCGCGGTCACTTCGACGGCCTCTTCATCGCGGACGTGCTCGGAACGTACGACGTCTTCGGGGCCTCGAACGAGGCGGCGATCCGACACGGCGCCCAGGTCCCCGTCAACGATCCGATCCTGCTCGTCAGCGCCATGGCAGCAGTCACCGAGCATCTGGGTTTCGGCGTGACCGCCGGCACCGCGTACGAGCACCCGTACCCCTTCGCACGCCGCATGACGACGCTCGACCACCTCACACAGGGCAGGGTCGGATGGAACGTCGTCACAGGCTACCTGCCTTCCGCCGCGCGCAACATGGGGCACGACGACCAGCTCGAGCACGACCAGCGCTACGACGTGGCGGACGAGTATCTCGAGGTGACGTACAAGCTCTGGGAGGGGTCCTGGGAGGACGACGCCGTCATCCGAGATCGCGATTCCGGCGTGTTCACCGACCCGTCCAAGGTGCACGAGATCGGCCATCGCGGCGAGCACTTCACCGTGCCGGGCATCCACATCTCCGAGCCGTCCCCGCAGCGCACGCCTGTGATCTATCAGGCCGGCGCCTCGCCGCGGGGGATCGCCTTCGCCGCCGGGAATGCGGAGGCGATCTTCGTCGCCGCTCCGACGAAGAAGGTCCTCGCCGGCACCGTCGCCCGGATCAGGGACGCCCTGGAAGAGGCGGGGCGCGACCGCTACTCCGCGAAGATCTACACCCTGTTGACGATCATCACCGACGAGACGAGCGAGAAGGCGCACGCGAAGCACGAGGACTTCCTCCGATACGCGAGCGACGAAGGCGCCCTCGTCTTCATGTCCGGATGGATGGGCATCGATCTGTCGCAGTACGACCTCGACGAGCCGATCGGCAACGTGAAGAGCAACGCGATCCAGTCCACGGTGGCCAACTTCCAGCAGGCCGGTGACGACGGCAAGGAATGGAAGGTCCGGGACATCGCGCGTCTCGGCAACATCGGCGGCCTCGGGCCGCGTGTGGTCGGCTCACCCACCGAGGTCGCCGACTTCCTCCAGGACTGGGTCGAGGAGACCGACGTCGACGGATTCAACCTCGCGTACGCCATCACGCCGGGCACCTTCGAGGACGTCGTGACGTTCATCGTCCCCGAGTTGCAGCGCCGAGGCGTCTACCAGCGCGAGTACACGCCGGGCACGTTGCGGCACAAGCTGCACGGTCGGGGAGACCGGCTTCCCGAGGAGCATCGCGGCGCAGATTTCCGCGTGGGACACGCTGCGCGCGTCTGA
- a CDS encoding class I SAM-dependent methyltransferase produces MGSDHYFSAAPASAENLRTISVPLAGREREITTAGGVFSPDRLDAGTAVLFANMPPVPPSGHFLDLGSGWGPISLTMAFAAPHATVWAVDVNERALDLVRRNAEAHGLTNVNAVHPDDVPDDIAFRTIRSNPPIRVGKNVLHGMLERWIPRLDERSDAWLVVQRNLGADSLQRWLGATFHTGYSVFRTATGKGYRVIKVRRHGTPPTEPITLV; encoded by the coding sequence ATGGGGTCCGATCACTACTTTTCTGCTGCTCCGGCGAGTGCGGAGAACCTGCGGACCATATCGGTCCCCTTGGCGGGTCGCGAGCGTGAGATCACCACCGCCGGCGGCGTGTTCAGCCCCGACCGTCTGGATGCCGGGACCGCTGTCCTGTTCGCGAACATGCCGCCTGTTCCTCCGAGCGGCCACTTCCTGGATCTCGGGAGCGGGTGGGGTCCGATCAGTCTCACGATGGCGTTCGCGGCACCGCATGCGACGGTGTGGGCCGTCGATGTGAACGAACGCGCTCTGGATCTCGTCCGCCGCAACGCCGAGGCGCATGGTCTCACCAATGTCAACGCCGTGCACCCCGATGATGTTCCCGACGACATCGCGTTCCGCACGATCCGGTCGAATCCGCCGATCCGAGTGGGCAAGAACGTGCTGCACGGAATGCTCGAGCGATGGATCCCGCGGCTTGACGAGCGGAGCGACGCCTGGCTGGTGGTGCAGCGGAATCTCGGTGCCGATTCGCTCCAGCGGTGGCTGGGCGCGACCTTCCACACCGGGTACAGCGTGTTCCGCACCGCGACGGGCAAGGGGTACCGGGTGATCAAGGTCCGTCGTCACGGCACCCCGCCGACCGAGCCGATCACGCTGGTCTGA
- the hflX gene encoding GTPase HflX: protein MTKTTQDTHDDETVDRVLANADKRIEPRVFGAAQALQDAGTAGYGDRDGDQWDLEDRHALRRVVGLSTELEDVTEVEYRQLRLENVVLVGVYPQGAQTDAENSLRELAALAETAGAVVLDGVLQRRPHPDPATYLGRGKAQELKDLVAATGADTVIADTELAPSQRRALEDVVKVKVIDRTTVILDIFSQHAKSREGKAQVELAQLEYLLPRLRGWGDSMSRQAGGQVGAGGAGMGSRGPGETKIELDRRRIRTRMALLRRQIRDFAPARDAKRAERKRNTIPSVAIAGYTNAGKSSLLNALTSAGVLVENALFATLDATVRRSETADGRVYTLTDTVGFVRNLPHQLVEAFRSTLEEVADADIVLHVVDASHPDPAGQLQTVRDVMGDVGARDLPEIVVFNKSDLISEDDRLVLQGLEPKAHFVSPRSGEGIEELRAVIDEALPKPAVEVRALVPYGRGDLIAAVHETGILLSAEHGEEGTQIHAHVSERLAAELAAFTL, encoded by the coding sequence ATGACGAAGACGACACAAGACACCCACGACGACGAGACCGTCGACCGCGTGCTGGCCAACGCAGACAAGCGCATCGAGCCGCGTGTCTTCGGCGCGGCGCAGGCGCTGCAGGATGCCGGCACCGCCGGATACGGCGACAGGGACGGCGATCAGTGGGATCTGGAAGACCGTCACGCGCTCCGCCGCGTCGTCGGTCTCTCCACCGAGCTCGAGGACGTCACCGAAGTCGAATACCGCCAGCTGCGGCTGGAGAACGTCGTCCTCGTCGGGGTGTACCCGCAGGGCGCTCAGACGGACGCGGAGAACTCGCTGCGCGAACTCGCCGCCCTGGCGGAGACGGCAGGGGCAGTCGTGCTCGACGGCGTGCTGCAACGGCGTCCGCATCCGGATCCTGCGACCTACCTCGGCCGCGGCAAGGCGCAGGAACTGAAGGACCTCGTCGCCGCCACCGGAGCAGACACCGTCATCGCCGACACCGAACTCGCGCCGAGCCAACGCCGCGCGCTCGAGGACGTGGTCAAGGTCAAGGTCATCGACCGCACCACCGTGATCCTCGACATCTTCAGCCAGCATGCGAAGAGCCGGGAGGGCAAGGCGCAGGTCGAACTCGCGCAGCTCGAATACCTTCTGCCGCGGCTTCGTGGTTGGGGTGACTCGATGAGCCGTCAGGCCGGTGGCCAGGTGGGCGCCGGCGGTGCGGGAATGGGATCGCGCGGACCGGGTGAGACGAAGATCGAGCTCGATCGACGACGCATCCGTACGCGCATGGCCCTGTTGCGACGTCAGATCAGGGACTTCGCCCCTGCTCGCGACGCCAAGCGCGCCGAGCGCAAGCGCAACACCATCCCGTCCGTCGCGATCGCCGGCTACACCAACGCCGGCAAGTCCAGTCTGCTCAACGCGCTCACCAGTGCCGGAGTGCTCGTCGAGAACGCCCTGTTCGCGACGCTCGATGCCACCGTCCGCCGGTCGGAGACCGCCGACGGCCGCGTCTACACGCTGACCGACACCGTCGGATTCGTGCGCAACCTTCCGCATCAGCTCGTCGAAGCCTTCCGCTCGACGCTGGAGGAGGTCGCGGACGCGGACATCGTCCTGCACGTCGTCGACGCCTCGCACCCGGACCCCGCCGGTCAGCTCCAGACCGTCCGCGACGTGATGGGCGACGTGGGTGCCCGCGACCTGCCCGAGATCGTCGTGTTCAACAAGTCGGACCTCATCTCCGAGGACGACCGTCTGGTGCTGCAGGGACTCGAGCCGAAGGCGCACTTCGTCTCGCCGCGCTCCGGCGAGGGGATCGAGGAGCTGCGCGCCGTCATCGACGAGGCACTTCCCAAGCCTGCCGTGGAGGTGCGTGCACTGGTGCCGTACGGCAGGGGAGACCTCATCGCGGCCGTGCACGAGACGGGCATCCTGCTCTCCGCGGAACACGGGGAAGAGGGGACACAGATCCACGCGCACGTGTCGGAGCGCCTGGCAGCCGAACTGGCGGCGTTCACGCTCTGA
- a CDS encoding SIMPL domain-containing protein, producing the protein MSEVTITVRGEHESRIAPERATVHVTVRAEGAERSSVIERAMRLAEPVRTGITERQEAGSVVDWSSKRLSVRAERPWNEEGRKLAPVYYASIDFSATFIEVTELSIWISGIAAWDGVDVGWVNWHLTPQTRADLESEVASAAVGIAVRRAQSYASALGLETVTPVEIADTGLISREVSPGPQMMARAVALAAADSNPMMEYEPEDIVVSATVEARFTAH; encoded by the coding sequence ATGAGCGAGGTCACCATCACCGTCCGCGGCGAGCACGAATCCCGCATCGCACCCGAGCGGGCGACGGTCCACGTCACCGTCCGCGCCGAGGGTGCGGAGAGGTCCTCCGTCATCGAACGGGCGATGCGTCTGGCCGAACCTGTCCGCACCGGAATCACCGAGCGTCAGGAGGCCGGCAGCGTCGTGGACTGGAGCAGCAAGCGCCTGTCGGTACGTGCGGAGCGTCCGTGGAACGAGGAGGGCCGGAAGCTCGCCCCGGTGTACTACGCCAGCATCGACTTCAGCGCCACGTTCATCGAGGTCACCGAGCTGTCGATCTGGATCTCCGGCATCGCGGCATGGGATGGCGTCGACGTCGGCTGGGTGAACTGGCACCTCACCCCGCAGACCCGTGCGGACCTGGAGAGCGAGGTCGCCTCCGCAGCCGTCGGCATCGCCGTCCGGCGGGCGCAGTCCTATGCGTCCGCGCTCGGCCTGGAGACCGTCACCCCCGTCGAGATCGCAGACACCGGACTCATCTCCCGCGAGGTGTCACCCGGCCCGCAGATGATGGCCCGCGCTGTCGCTCTCGCGGCCGCCGATTCGAACCCGATGATGGAGTACGAGCCGGAGGACATCGTCGTGAGCGCGACGGTCGAGGCGCGCTTCACGGCCCACTGA
- a CDS encoding inositol monophosphatase family protein produces MTDSPASTGFASDLELALRLADAADGESLPRFDASDLKISTKADRSHVTDADLATERALRAMIAQERPSDGIFGEEFGAEGDAHRQWIIDPIDGTSNFMRGIPLWGTMIALAVDGVPQVGVVSMPALGRRWWGATGAGAWTGAHGGPRRLETSAVASLDDASVSFQSITQWADAGHLPALLRVADRVWRDRAYGDVYAYMMLAEGRLEMVAEFDVKEYDIAAAVPIVREAGGMFTSFDGADSISERSSLATNGILHDAFLALTHQHD; encoded by the coding sequence GTGACCGATTCGCCCGCCTCCACCGGCTTCGCCTCCGACCTCGAACTCGCCCTCCGGCTCGCCGATGCGGCCGACGGCGAGTCGCTCCCCCGCTTCGACGCGAGCGACCTGAAGATCTCGACGAAGGCCGATCGCTCGCACGTCACGGACGCCGACCTGGCGACCGAACGCGCCCTGCGCGCCATGATCGCTCAGGAGCGGCCCTCCGACGGGATCTTCGGCGAGGAGTTCGGCGCCGAGGGAGACGCGCACCGCCAGTGGATCATCGATCCCATCGACGGCACCTCCAACTTCATGCGCGGCATCCCGCTGTGGGGCACGATGATCGCCCTCGCCGTCGACGGTGTGCCGCAGGTGGGCGTGGTGAGCATGCCCGCCCTCGGACGCCGCTGGTGGGGCGCCACCGGTGCCGGGGCGTGGACCGGTGCGCACGGCGGGCCCCGCCGCCTCGAGACATCGGCCGTCGCTTCCCTCGACGACGCGTCCGTCAGCTTCCAGAGCATCACCCAGTGGGCGGATGCCGGGCACCTCCCCGCTCTCCTGCGCGTCGCCGACCGCGTCTGGCGTGACAGAGCATACGGCGACGTCTACGCGTACATGATGCTCGCCGAAGGGCGGCTGGAGATGGTCGCCGAGTTCGACGTCAAGGAGTACGACATCGCCGCCGCGGTCCCCATCGTCCGCGAGGCCGGGGGTATGTTCACCTCCTTCGACGGCGCGGACAGCATCTCCGAGCGCTCGTCGTTGGCCACCAACGGCATCCTGCACGACGCGTTCCTCGCGCTCACCCACCAGCACGACTGA
- the glsA gene encoding glutaminase A, producing MSTSRDATAYDLDELRTAVLSERGGEVDESIPQLAEADEDFCAIALALPDGTVHASEQARVRFSVQSAVKPFLFALALVDTDGAAMDRVGIEPTGEAFDAIKLESGTGRPPNPMVNAGALLTASLVHGDDVAARKERITAGLSAFAGRALEVDSDIARDEHLLGDRNHALAHLMRAEGTLGLTADDAVDAYAHACAMLVDAEALAVMGATLALGGRNPVTGEQVVPAGVARDVVSVMATCGVYDGSGRWMRAVGVPAKSSVSGAIVLSAPGRLGAAVVSPPLDEQGTSVRGHIVSTRLSDDLGLHSFASPAGGSHVSVR from the coding sequence ATGAGCACCTCACGCGATGCGACGGCGTACGACCTCGACGAGTTGCGCACGGCGGTGCTCAGCGAGCGCGGCGGCGAGGTCGACGAGAGCATTCCGCAGCTCGCCGAGGCGGATGAGGACTTCTGCGCCATCGCCCTCGCCCTTCCGGACGGAACCGTGCATGCGAGTGAGCAGGCGCGCGTGCGTTTCAGCGTGCAGTCAGCGGTGAAGCCCTTCCTGTTCGCACTGGCGCTGGTCGACACCGACGGCGCCGCGATGGATCGCGTCGGCATCGAACCGACCGGTGAGGCGTTCGATGCGATCAAGCTCGAGAGCGGCACCGGCCGGCCGCCGAACCCCATGGTCAACGCCGGGGCGCTGTTGACCGCCTCCCTCGTCCACGGCGACGATGTGGCGGCGCGGAAGGAGCGCATCACCGCCGGTCTGTCGGCGTTCGCCGGTCGGGCTCTGGAGGTGGATTCCGACATCGCGCGCGACGAGCACCTCCTCGGCGACCGCAATCACGCCCTCGCCCACCTCATGCGCGCCGAAGGCACGCTCGGACTCACCGCCGATGACGCCGTAGACGCCTATGCCCACGCCTGCGCGATGCTCGTGGACGCTGAGGCCCTGGCGGTCATGGGCGCCACTCTCGCGCTCGGCGGACGCAACCCCGTGACCGGCGAACAGGTCGTCCCGGCCGGAGTGGCCCGCGACGTCGTCTCCGTGATGGCCACGTGCGGCGTCTACGACGGATCCGGTCGCTGGATGCGTGCCGTCGGGGTGCCGGCGAAGTCCAGCGTGTCCGGCGCGATCGTGCTCTCCGCGCCGGGAAGGCTGGGCGCGGCCGTGGTGAGCCCTCCCCTCGACGAGCAGGGTACGAGCGTACGGGGCCACATCGTCAGCACACGGCTCAGCGACGACCTCGGCCTGCACAGCTTCGCATCCCCCGCAGGCGGCTCTCACGTGTCCGTGCGCTGA
- a CDS encoding YbaK/EbsC family protein, whose amino-acid sequence MSETTSLPERSRIVRQHLISAGLDTEIRVLPDSARTAAEAAAAIGCDVAAIANSLVFLADGEPILVMTSGGHRADFGVLATATGAERIEMAPASVVREATGQAIGGVAPVGHPERLRTYIDEALEAFDEIWAAAGHPHTVMPLTFGALKELTDGAVITVA is encoded by the coding sequence ATGAGCGAGACCACATCCCTTCCGGAACGCAGCCGTATCGTTCGGCAGCACCTCATCTCCGCAGGACTGGACACCGAGATCCGCGTGCTGCCCGATTCTGCGAGGACGGCCGCCGAAGCCGCAGCGGCGATCGGGTGCGACGTCGCAGCCATTGCGAACAGTCTCGTCTTCCTCGCGGACGGCGAGCCCATCCTCGTGATGACGAGCGGCGGACACCGTGCAGACTTCGGCGTCCTCGCCACGGCGACGGGAGCCGAGCGCATCGAGATGGCGCCGGCGTCCGTCGTGCGGGAGGCCACCGGGCAGGCGATCGGCGGGGTCGCGCCCGTCGGCCACCCGGAAAGACTCCGCACGTACATCGATGAGGCGCTCGAGGCGTTCGACGAGATCTGGGCGGCGGCGGGGCACCCGCACACCGTGATGCCGCTCACCTTCGGGGCTCTGAAGGAGCTCACGGACGGGGCCGTGATCACGGTCGCGTGA
- a CDS encoding MFS transporter — MNSSTEATGSIWRQPAQVWAVAFASVVAFMGIGLVDPILPAIAESLQASPTETELLFTSYLLVTGLAMLITSWISSRIGAKATLMIGLALIVAFALASALSGSVDAIIGFRAGWGLGNALFISTALATIVGSASGGSGAAIVLYEAALGLGIAIGPLLGGLLGEVSWRGPFFGVVALMAVAFIAVATLLRGAGEKPRPVAFSAPFVALTRPALAVLAVAALFYNIGFFVLLAFSPFPLGFGAMGIGFTFFGWGVALAITSIWVAPWMMRRMARTTVILVALPVLAVDLIAAGIVAEIAPALVTCIIVGGLLLGVMNTVLTEAVMEATDLPRSVASSAYSAVRFIGGAMAPPIAALLWHAFNSTVPYLFAAASVLVATLTILLGRKVLTHIDDQPADAAVEDAAAITAGDAT, encoded by the coding sequence GTGAACAGCAGTACGGAAGCGACGGGGTCGATCTGGCGGCAACCGGCGCAGGTCTGGGCCGTGGCGTTCGCCAGCGTCGTCGCCTTCATGGGCATCGGACTCGTCGACCCGATCCTTCCCGCGATTGCGGAATCCCTGCAGGCCAGCCCCACCGAGACCGAGCTGCTGTTCACGAGCTACCTGCTCGTCACGGGACTCGCGATGCTCATCACGAGCTGGATCTCGAGCCGGATCGGCGCGAAGGCGACGCTGATGATCGGCCTCGCGCTGATCGTCGCGTTCGCGCTGGCATCGGCGCTGAGCGGCAGCGTTGATGCGATCATCGGCTTCCGTGCGGGGTGGGGCCTGGGCAACGCACTGTTCATCTCCACGGCTCTCGCGACGATCGTCGGTTCGGCCTCGGGCGGGAGCGGTGCAGCGATCGTCCTCTATGAGGCCGCTCTTGGCCTCGGCATCGCGATCGGGCCGCTCCTGGGCGGACTGCTCGGTGAGGTCAGTTGGCGCGGGCCGTTCTTCGGCGTCGTCGCCCTCATGGCGGTCGCGTTCATCGCAGTGGCCACGCTCCTGCGAGGGGCGGGCGAGAAGCCCCGACCGGTCGCCTTCTCCGCACCGTTCGTCGCCCTGACACGTCCCGCGCTCGCCGTCCTGGCGGTCGCCGCGCTCTTCTACAACATCGGCTTCTTCGTCCTGCTGGCCTTCTCGCCGTTCCCGCTCGGGTTCGGTGCGATGGGCATCGGCTTCACCTTCTTCGGGTGGGGCGTCGCCCTCGCGATCACGAGCATCTGGGTGGCGCCGTGGATGATGCGGCGCATGGCACGTACGACCGTCATCCTGGTCGCCCTCCCCGTGCTGGCCGTGGATCTCATCGCTGCCGGGATCGTCGCCGAGATCGCACCCGCCCTCGTCACCTGCATCATCGTGGGCGGCCTGCTGCTCGGCGTCATGAACACGGTGCTCACCGAGGCGGTGATGGAGGCCACTGACCTTCCCCGCTCGGTCGCATCGTCCGCGTACTCCGCGGTCCGTTTCATCGGCGGGGCGATGGCGCCTCCGATCGCGGCCCTGCTGTGGCACGCGTTCAACTCGACCGTCCCGTACCTGTTCGCGGCGGCGTCCGTCCTCGTGGCGACGTTGACGATCCTCCTCGGTCGCAAGGTCCTCACCCACATCGACGACCAACCGGCGGATGCCGCAGTGGAGGATGCCGCGGCGATCACCGCCGGCGACGCCACCTGA
- a CDS encoding MarR family winged helix-turn-helix transcriptional regulator, whose translation MQRDEIISSIVMSAHALARIAAQEARNDAPAAQWRILTILEKEPGRRVGELARASRATQPGVTRLLGDLERAGLVTRTPDERDSRATVVHITPNGAAALAHWRESFRETLAPRFAGLDADDWAALDRAAEILTAHSIESTTTTGEHE comes from the coding sequence ATGCAACGCGATGAGATCATCTCCTCGATCGTGATGTCCGCACATGCGCTGGCGCGCATCGCCGCGCAGGAGGCCCGGAACGATGCCCCGGCTGCGCAGTGGCGGATCCTCACGATCCTCGAGAAGGAGCCGGGGCGCCGTGTGGGCGAACTCGCACGGGCTTCACGGGCGACCCAACCGGGTGTGACGCGGCTGCTCGGAGACCTGGAGCGCGCAGGGCTGGTGACGCGGACCCCGGACGAACGGGACTCCCGCGCCACGGTGGTGCACATCACTCCGAACGGCGCCGCCGCCCTCGCGCACTGGCGCGAATCGTTCCGGGAGACGCTCGCGCCCCGATTCGCCGGCCTCGACGCCGACGACTGGGCGGCGCTCGACCGCGCCGCGGAGATCCTCACCGCGCACAGCATCGAATCGACCACGACGACGGGAGAACACGAGTGA
- a CDS encoding IclR family transcriptional regulator domain-containing protein, which yields MNSQNRTIPGAQAVARAARLLRLVTAAGDAGAHLQELAREADLSRSTAHRLLSALRAEGLVDRDEDSARWMPGPELFLMGSVAAARYDVTALARDIVRSLAVKTEESAFLSVRRADETVCLLREEGAFPIRSFVLSEGVRFPLGVASAGLAILAFLPDHDVDAYLDRHPELGERWGRGHDAVPLRRRLAETKERGYAVNPGLIVNGSWGMGAAVFDRSGRPEWALSLTGVEFRFGPDRLAELGRTLMSHAHQLSSRIAGARR from the coding sequence GTGAACAGCCAGAATCGGACGATTCCCGGCGCCCAGGCCGTGGCGCGAGCTGCCCGCCTCCTCCGCCTCGTGACCGCTGCGGGAGACGCGGGGGCGCACCTCCAGGAACTGGCGCGGGAGGCCGACCTCTCCCGGTCGACCGCGCATCGGCTGCTCTCCGCTCTCCGGGCCGAAGGTCTGGTCGACCGCGACGAGGACTCGGCGCGATGGATGCCCGGCCCCGAGCTGTTCCTCATGGGATCAGTGGCGGCAGCCCGATATGACGTCACCGCGCTTGCGCGCGACATCGTCAGATCCCTTGCCGTCAAGACGGAGGAGAGCGCGTTCCTCTCCGTGCGCAGAGCCGATGAGACGGTCTGCCTTCTGCGGGAGGAGGGCGCCTTCCCCATCCGGTCGTTCGTCCTCAGCGAGGGGGTGCGGTTTCCGCTCGGCGTCGCTAGCGCAGGTCTCGCCATCCTCGCGTTCCTCCCTGACCACGATGTGGATGCCTACCTCGACCGTCATCCCGAGCTCGGAGAGCGTTGGGGCCGCGGCCATGACGCGGTTCCCCTCCGGCGGCGGCTCGCTGAGACCAAGGAGCGCGGCTACGCCGTCAACCCCGGACTCATCGTCAACGGCAGCTGGGGCATGGGTGCCGCGGTCTTCGATCGCAGCGGCCGTCCGGAGTGGGCTCTGAGCCTCACCGGCGTGGAGTTCCGCTTCGGGCCGGATCGGCTCGCCGAGCTCGGGCGGACGTTGATGTCGCACGCGCATCAGCTCTCGTCCCGCATCGCGGGCGCTCGCCGCTGA
- a CDS encoding 3-oxoacid CoA-transferase subunit A, translating into MIDKQWASAADAVADIPDGATLAVGGFGLSGNPIALIEALLAQGTSDLSIVSNNCGVDDWGLGILLAAQRIRKMTSSYVGENKEFERQFLSGELELELTPQGTLAEKLRAGGSGIAAFYTQTGVGTQVAEGGLPRRYNADGSVAVASPPKDVRSFDVHGVEKEFVLEEAITTDFSLVHAAVGDRHGNLVFNKAARNFNPLAAMAGRVCIAQVERLVEPGEIDPDSIHLPGVFVHRLIEVGTDIEKRIERRTVSRPAATEGA; encoded by the coding sequence GTGATCGACAAGCAATGGGCCTCGGCCGCCGACGCCGTCGCCGACATCCCGGACGGCGCCACCCTCGCGGTGGGCGGATTCGGCCTCTCGGGAAACCCGATCGCTCTCATCGAGGCACTGCTCGCGCAGGGTACGAGCGACCTCAGCATCGTCAGCAACAACTGCGGCGTCGACGACTGGGGTCTCGGCATCCTTCTCGCCGCCCAGCGCATCCGCAAGATGACGTCGTCGTACGTCGGGGAGAACAAGGAGTTCGAGCGGCAGTTCCTCTCGGGGGAGCTCGAGCTGGAACTCACACCGCAGGGCACCCTCGCCGAGAAGCTGCGGGCCGGAGGCTCGGGGATCGCCGCCTTCTACACGCAGACCGGTGTCGGCACGCAGGTGGCCGAGGGAGGGCTTCCCCGTCGCTACAACGCGGACGGATCCGTCGCGGTGGCGTCGCCTCCGAAGGACGTCCGCTCCTTCGACGTGCACGGCGTCGAGAAGGAGTTCGTGCTGGAGGAGGCGATCACGACCGACTTCTCCCTCGTGCACGCGGCAGTGGGGGACCGGCACGGCAACCTCGTGTTCAACAAGGCGGCACGGAACTTCAACCCGCTGGCGGCGATGGCGGGCCGCGTCTGCATCGCGCAGGTCGAGCGCCTCGTCGAGCCGGGCGAGATCGACCCGGACAGCATCCACCTGCCCGGTGTGTTCGTCCACCGACTGATCGAGGTCGGCACCGACATCGAGAAGCGCATCGAGCGACGCACAGTCTCTCGTCCGGCCGCGACGGAAGGAGCCTGA